The following is a genomic window from Triticum urartu cultivar G1812 unplaced genomic scaffold, Tu2.1 TuUngrouped_contig_6846, whole genome shotgun sequence.
CTTCCGTATTCGCGAAAAGAAAATGAAGCTGCTGTATGTTGGAGTGTCATGTAGCCTCGCTCTGGATTTCTGGACCCCCATCGATTGGCTACTATGCATTGTAGTGGTGGATTTTGAGCAGTAGCTTCAGCTGATATAGCACACTGGGTTTTAAGTAGTAGCTTCAGATGGTGTGGCACACACTGAAAATCTCTTCTCCAGATAAAGCTATCTTATCTAATTTTACTATGCTTTATTTTAAGATTTCAGACCGGCAAGATGAATTATAAGATATACTGTTAGGGTTGTGCATTGATTTATAGCCATGCATTCAAGTATTAGAAAAAATATTTAAATGTGAACTGTGATGCTTCAGTGACGTTACAGGGGTAGAAATTGCAGGGGCACTTAAGAATGTTCTTGCAATAGCAGCAGGTATAGTAGAAGGTATGCATCTTGGAAATAATTGTATGGCTGCCCTTGTTGCTCAAGGCTGTTCTGAAATTCGGTGGTTGGCGACAAAGGTGTGCAGTAGTAGTTTATCTTCTGGACTGTATTATCTATAAAACAAAAAACTACTGGTTTAAAGGATCAACTTATTAATTTGCAGATGGGAGCAAAGCCAACAACCCTTTCTGGTTTATCTGGCTCGGGTGATATCATGCTTACATGTTTTGTCAATCTTTCACGGAACAGAAACGTGGGATTGCGTCTTGGTTCAGGCGAGAAACTTGATGAGATCTTGGATTCAATGAATCAGGTTTGTAATATTCCCCTCTATTGCTTCGATATATCACCTGTATGGTTGGTAATTAGTATATTGTCTCTCACTTCAGGTTGCTGAAGGCGTGTCAACTGCTGGCGCTGTCATCGCATTAGCTCAGAAGTACAACGTCAAACTGCCAGTCTTGACAGCGGTAGCACGGATAATTGATAATGAACTAACTCCGAAGAGGGCTGTTATGGAGTTAATGAATCTTCCACAGGTCGGTCATTCAACCTCATGTTTGATCCAGTTCTTCCTAATGAACTGTTTTCTCTCACAGACATACATCTTCTGCTACCATTTTGGAAGTGTTGTGCAAACTTGTCCTGATGATACTTAAGCAGGCCTCCTCTCTAAAAACAGACTCTAAAAGTTGCACATAGTCTTTTATTTCGGAAATACATGTGATACAAAAATATACTATTCTCTATTTAGTTGGACCATATTCAATGCTATGTATACTTTAGACCGATCCTTGTATAATCGCTTTTCTTGTTGATAAAATTGGCCATACATTTTGAAACGGTGCTTATAGTAAAGTTCGGCTAGTTTGCCTGATATACCGATGTGGATTTTCCAGCAATTACCATTTGCAGCCATATTATTGAACTTCTGTTTGCTTACTTTTGCAACTATCCTACATTTCCAGCTAAAAAAAACTATCTACATTTAAGTGAGTTTTATAACCATTACTGGTGAGTGAATGATGAATTGTGAAAATTGTGTTCATAGGTCGAGGAAGTCTAAAAGGAACCAATCCAAAAGGGGAGCCGGATCCCCTGACGTACGATGCCCTGACGTTGggccactgacgtgtgggcctgGGTCCACATGTCAGTGGGCCAATGGCACGTCAGAGGAGCCGCCTCCTCCAAAAGAATGGAGCCACTGAACCTGTTCTGTCATACTTAAAATAGCTGTATGCTCCATATGTTTGTCTCCCATCTCTGATCAGCTATATTTTCTCGTCAATCTATCGAATCATGATGATTGCTTTCAGAGATATCACGGATTTTGCACTCCTATGAAGAGCTTATGCTTTCATGCACATTCATGTGCACAAATGCAGACAGGATATACATTATAGGGACCCGAAATTGAATGGGAATCCATGTTTGGTTATCCAAAACAAGATCATGGTTGTAGGTTTCATCACTTTTAGAATGAGTTGGTCAAGGAATACATGTTAGTTCTTATTTTTCTTTTGTATGAAATGACCTGGTTCATATTCATGGCAAGACTTGATTTTATATTTTTGATGAAAAAATTACTCATCCTTGTTATAAGGAAATAGAGTGTATATACTACCTAAAAAAGATGAAAATGTTTCATCTTGTGTCAATTTTCTTCTGCCTGTCTCTTCGTCTGTCCTCCCACATATGTTTATTATGCCTATCTCTTTGTCTGTCTTCCCACATATGTTTCGTCGtgccaacccccccccccccccccccccccccccccccccccccccccccccccccccccccccccctccaacccccccccccccctctctcccaTCCTATTGTTGTTGGTACGTTTTGGTACAGCCGACGTAGTGAGGTCCTTATACACAAGGATTACTCCTACGATGATGACTACCTATGCATGTTCGTCACACACAAGGATTATATTCCTAAAATGATGAATGCCAAATTTTGCAGTGTCATAGTGGATGCCCGTCATCTATTCGGCGGTGGCGAGGAGCGTCTGGGTTTCAGATGACGCCTCGCGGAGTGACGTGGGGGCCAATGTGTATTTTCTGGGATCCAATATAGGCTGATAAATTTCATGTCGTGCCCACAATAAACAGTTGGCCATTTATTTCATTCTCCCACTTTACAACTTGTTTGCGGACCTCTAAAACTTGCATAAGTCTGTGAGCTTTGGCAGTTCAATATTTCTAGCCTACCAAAGTTCGACCGTCTAATGACTTATCCTATATTTGCCTTACACGTAATATGAGTTTAGCTATATGTTATGAACTACACATGTTTACTGTGTGATGGTGACTCCCTTCTTCTGCAACCTGGCCTTGCGCTCCTGTGAGAGCATATGTGTGAAACTGATTAGCTCCTCCTCGTTGGTGCCTCTATTGTCGTCGGGCACGGTCTTGCCGGTCTCGACGTTCACCCTGCACACGCTCCTCTTGAGCAGCGCCTTGCCGACCTCGACGAGCCTGTTAAGGTTCTCCGGCGTAGACACGTCAACAGATGAGGTGTCGCCTTTAAGCTCGTCGTCCTGGATGCGGAGGTAGCGCTTCTCGCAGTGCAGCGCCTGGAAGAGCACGGACGCCTGGATGTCGACGAGGTCGGCGCTGGCCTGGCTGAAGCTGTCGATGAGCGGCGTGGCGCCGTGGTTGTAGAGCCATCCGAGGATCCCCCACTTGCTGCACGCTGCGGCATCGAACTTCTCCTCCACCTTGGCGGAGCCGGTGCCGAGGGAGAGCACCATGAATTTGCCGTAGTCGGCGGGCTTGATCGGGAAGAAGTCCTGGTTGCCCAGCAGGATCTGCTTGCTCACGTCCGTCATGGCCAACATTGTCTACATGTATCCAATGTCAACATATCAAAATAGAGCACAGTACATGGACGTCATCGAAATTCCATTATATTCTTTGGAGTGCTTTTTAAGGAATGGAGACATACACCAACTATCTACTAGTATCACTTACCGGATTGTTTGCGGCAACGCCTCCGTCGATGAGATTGAAGGCCCGGGGCTTGCCATCCTTGTCCTTGGTCTCGAAGTGGTGGCCGGGGAGGTAAGTAGGCGCCGCCGACGTGCTGATGCAGACGTCGGACAGAAGAGCGTTCTTGGAGACGTCGTTGCGGGCCTGGACAAGCATGCCTCACGTAAGCACGACGCAGAGGAAATAACACGGAAAAATAACATGTAATCGACGAGCCCATGCATATGGATCATGATGCACGTACGTCGTATCGGGAGAAGATGGTTGGCTGGAGCAGCTTGATGTCGAAGGTGGGGATGACTATGTTCTGCAGCGCCTCGCCGACCCGCGTCTCGCCGAGCAGCTCTTTGACGACAGAGTGGAGGTACTGGCCGTCGTACTTGGGCCCCCTCATGCTCCTGAGCAAGCCCAGAAAGTTGTTGATGTCCTTGGCGGCGAAGAGCGGGCGTCCTTTGGCGTCGGGCGCGGTGAGCATGGCCGTCACCAGGCCCCCGGTGCTTGTCCCGGCGATCACGTCGAAGTAGTCGGCGATCCTCACGTCCGGCCCATCGAGCTCCTGCAGAAAATAACAAGAAAGCCATTAGAACCGGTGCACCTGCAGTAACTACCATGGGTGCAACGGGAGCAGAAGCTAATTACTACTCACCTGGAGCTTCTCTTCGAGGAAGGCGAGGATGGTTCCGGGGATTATGCCGCGGACGCCGCCGCCGTCGATGCTGAGCACGGTGACGATGCTCCCGTAGGACGGCGGGGGCGACCTGGGCGTGAGGGCCGACGACGACGACAGCCGGCTGAGCGCGCGCTGCACGGGGTTCAGGGTGagcgaccccgaccccgacccgccGCTGCTGAGCTCCGGGACGTGCACGGGCGACATGCTGGTGTCCTCCGACCGGCCGGTGCCCCCGAGCTTCTTCAGCTAGGTAGTACGAACTTACAGCAGAGCTGCTAAACCAAAGATCCTCTTTACGGGTGCCTTAGCTGCTCTTCTGTGGCTATGTGTTGTGTTGTGTTGCGCTTTGTGAACTGTGCTTAGGCTGACCGGCGTGCGCCCGTATTTATAGCCGCCGGCCGGGTAATGGAACGGCGGTCTGGTACGACCGCTCGCATGCCATGCAGCTCTGACTGTTCCGAGGGAGGAAAC
Proteins encoded in this region:
- the LOC125531155 gene encoding patatin-like protein 2; the encoded protein is MSPVHVPELSSGGSGSGSLTLNPVQRALSRLSSSSALTPRSPPPSYGSIVTVLSIDGGGVRGIIPGTILAFLEEKLQELDGPDVRIADYFDVIAGTSTGGLVTAMLTAPDAKGRPLFAAKDINNFLGLLRSMRGPKYDGQYLHSVVKELLGETRVGEALQNIVIPTFDIKLLQPTIFSRYDARNDVSKNALLSDVCISTSAAPTYLPGHHFETKDKDGKPRAFNLIDGGVAANNPTMLAMTDVSKQILLGNQDFFPIKPADYGKFMVLSLGTGSAKVEEKFDAAACSKWGILGWLYNHGATPLIDSFSQASADLVDIQASVLFQALHCEKRYLRIQDDELKGDTSSVDVSTPENLNRLVEVGKALLKRSVCRVNVETGKTVPDDNRGTNEEELISFTHMLSQERKARLQKKGVTITQ